The following proteins come from a genomic window of Clostridium cylindrosporum DSM 605:
- a CDS encoding PilN domain-containing protein → MFRIIQKDINFLDAYSLREKKSAMDIKIFGLVILVEIFLLAGISGFMFGIKKVTEYKNIELINNIKSLEHIKKDINEVRYEGKLLKTKKLIKDEALEINEVTYNTLTIFEEVLSSDMAIENMTMDMKSINFIVRGAKEENFAQLINNMESSGLFSKVQITAISSKDEEGNRKASVNAEIIRK, encoded by the coding sequence ATGTTTAGAATTATACAAAAGGACATAAACTTCCTTGATGCATACAGTCTTAGGGAGAAAAAGTCAGCTATGGATATTAAGATTTTCGGTTTAGTAATCTTAGTTGAGATTTTTTTATTAGCAGGTATTAGTGGGTTTATGTTTGGAATTAAAAAGGTTACTGAATATAAGAATATTGAACTAATTAACAATATAAAATCACTAGAGCATATTAAGAAGGACATAAATGAAGTAAGGTATGAAGGTAAACTACTTAAGACAAAAAAGCTAATAAAAGATGAAGCATTGGAGATAAACGAAGTTACCTATAATACCTTAACAATATTTGAAGAGGTTTTATCCTCTGATATGGCTATTGAAAATATGACTATGGATATGAAAAGTATAAATTTTATAGTACGAGGGGCTAAAGAAGAGAACTTTGCACAGTTAATTAATAATATGGAGTCAAGTGGACTTTTTAGTAAGGTTCAAATAACAGCAATAAGTTCTAAGGATGAAGAGGGAAATAGAAAAGCATCAGTAAATGCAGAGATTATTAGGAAGTGA